In Uranotaenia lowii strain MFRU-FL chromosome 2, ASM2978415v1, whole genome shotgun sequence, one genomic interval encodes:
- the LOC129750025 gene encoding histone H3-like: protein MARTKQTARKSTGGKAPRKQLATKAARKSAPATGGVKKPHRFRPGTVALREIRRYQKSTELLIRKLPFQRLVREIAQDFKTDLRFQSSAVMALQEASESYLVGLFEDTNLCAIHAKRVTIMPKDIQLARRIRGERA, encoded by the coding sequence CCGGAGGAAAGGCTCCTCGTAAGCAGCTGGCTACCAAGGCAGCTCGGAAGAGTGCTCCGGCCACCGGTGGAGTTAAGAAGCCTCATCGCTTCAGGCCAGGAACCGTAGCCCTGCGAGAAATTCGTCGCTATCAAAAGTCGACGGAGTTGCTGATCCGGAAGTTGCCCTTCCAACGTCTCGTTCGAGAAATTGCTCAGGACTTCAAGACGGATCTGCGCTTCCAGAGCTCAGCCGTCATGGCGCTCCAGGAGGCCAGTGAATCCTATCTGGTTGGACTGTTCGAAGATACCAATCTTTGCGCCATCCATGCCAAGCGTGTTACCATTATGCCCAAGGACATCCAGCTGGCCCGGCGTATTCGTGGCGAGCGGGCTTAA